The Leptospira saintgironsiae genome contains the following window.
TCTAACGCGGCCTGGCCTCTGGCTCTCAATAATTTGCGGTCGCCTTCTCTAAAAGAAGCAGCTAATTTAGAAGCTTCTTCCATAGATTTAGGACGTACACCTTTTCCATAAATATCCGCAGCAAAAGCAACATAACCTAATTCTGCGAGTTGTTCTGCTCTTGCCTTTGTATTTTCTCCTAAGCCCATCCAATCATGGACAAGCACAATACCTGGAGCTTTTTTGGCTCCTTCCGGATAAGCAACAAAACCTTCTAAGACAGTGTCGCCTTGTTTGTATTCTACGAATTCGGATTTAACTTTTGCAGATAAAACATTCGTCGCTAAAAGAAACGTTATACTGAACCAAATGATCTTTTTCATGCTTATATTCCTCGGGAATTCCCGTTTGAAAAATAAATTTGATATTAGACTGATTCGAAATTTAAAGCGAAAAACTTAAGATCAAAAATAAACTACACGAAGATCCAAACCACCATGAGTGATATGTACTGTTTGTAATTTAGAGCTAATTCCTTTTAAAAAAGCAGACCAAGTTTCTTCGTCTGGGCAAAGAATAAATCCGGAAACTTCGCAAGGAAGCTCCCACCAAACTTTTAAAGTTTCTGCGATACGTTTGTACAATCCAAGGTCGGAACCTTTTTGTATTCTCAAACCATAAGGTGGATTAAGAGGCATCCAGATTTTTCCTGGTTTGCCTGCGGATTCCCAGACTTCTTTAGGAGATAAAGAGAAGAAGTCACCACCTTTCCCGATAAATCGATTTTGTGAACTCAAAGGAAATTGTTTTATAAATTTCTGATATTCTTCGCTTCTTTCGTTTAGATAGGAGAAAATTTCCGGTTCTGAATCGTTATACCAGAATGTGAATTTTTTATTTTCTTCTTCCGGTCCTATCTTACGTTTTAAAAAATCCCAACTAGGCGCTGGAAATTCTTTCAGTTCTTGGAACATATAGTTCCTATCTAAATGAGGAAATCCAAGTTTAAAAAGTAAAGAAGCTGATTCCCAAATAAATGTCCCTGAACCTGCAAATGGTACAAATACTCCATCAGGATCTGGCATACTTTTCTTTAATAAATGTAAAAGAAAAGCGGCGGTATCTTCCCTGACAGGAGCAGATTTAGATAGAGGTTTAAAATTTCCCCTTTGGAACAGGGGAGCGCCTGCCAAACTTAAAGAAAGAATGATACTTTCTCCAAGAGCAAGTGCATTCAGTTCAGTGTTTTTAGAATCAGGATCTCCAGATGAGGAATAAGATTCTTCCCAAAAAGAATATAATTCTTCTCTGGAAATTTCTTTTCTTCCCCGCACCTGTGGATGGAAGTTTATCCCCCAACCTTCTGGTAAAATTTCATTTTCTCTTAAAGATTCTATCAAACCGGAGAAATTAAACTCTTCATCCAAAGGGAATTTACCCAGGTTCAAACGAAAATCTCTGATCCAAGGAATTCTAACCAATACTTCTAACGCTTGGCGAAAATTCGTTTTTTCTAATATAAACTTCTCTGGAAAAACCTTAAATTCAGGAGTATGATTTCTAGGAAGAAATGGATCGGAAATAATTTGAGAAAGTAAAACTTCCGTTTCTTTAGCAGAGCCAGGAGGAACTAAAAATTCCCATCTAAGAGGTTTGCCGGATTTAAACTTGGGAATTTTCCAATCCATAGAGATATTTTTTTAAAATCGATTCTCCAGGAAAGGAAAAAGTCCCAGATACTTCTCACTTAGAATTTAAAGCGGAAACTCCTGCTCTGGCTACTTGCCCATCTTGAGTAGATTGGGCTCCCGAAACTCCAATCGCCCCTATAATTTTTCCGTCCAGAAGGATCAGCTCTCCACCTTCTAAAGGAAAAACTCCTGGAACAGCTAAAAGCCTGAGACCAATACCACCTTTTTCAACCGCCTCTTCCAATGCGCGGCTCGGTCTTTTAAAATTATTAGCGGTCGCAGCTTTTCCCTTTGCGATATCAATGGAACCTATCTGAGTATTATCCATTTTTTGAAGTAATACCAAATTTCCTCCTGTATCAACAATAGCGATCGCCATATTCCATTGGTTTTTCTTTGCTTCAGCTTCTGCGGCAGCGATTACCTTTTTGGCCTGTTCCAAATTAATATTGGGTCCATAACTTAAAGGTTGGGCATGGGAGGGTAAGACAATTCCGAAAAATAAAAAGCAGAAGGCCAAAAACTTTGGGAATAAATTTACAAATATCGAATGTTTTCTTTTCAAAAGAATTCTCCTTAAACACAAAAACGCACTTTCTGATCTCTCAAAAAGGACTATAGTGTTAGATTTTGGATTTTAGTCTGAGAAGCGGAAAAATCTATCTGTCAATTAAAAAGAAGATCTTTCCGCCTTTGTAGATTTAGAATTCTGGAGAAACGAACTTGGCTTGGCCAGCGCGAGGACGGATCACAAATCTATATTTACGTTTTGCAATTTGTTCCGGGTTGTACCAACGAACTTGATAAACTGCCATTCCTTTTCCTGAGTTAGAAGTTTTTCTCACTTCTATATCAACTCCCTTATCGTCTACAGGTTCTCCATCCAGGGTTAACTCTTTCCAATCATTACCTTCTTTGTATTCAATAGAAACTAAAGATTCATGTAAGGAAATTTCAGAACGACCCACATCTTTATAACGGAAGACCCAATGTTTTTCCAGATTTTCTTCTGCTAAGATTAGCTCAGGAGAATCTACTAATTCTCTTACGCCTTCTGATTTTTCAGTTTCAGGAAAACGATCAGAACGATCCAATTCGTAATTCCAAGACGCAGGGAATGCTTCTTTTCCTCCAGCAGCTGGAAGATTTTTGGTCAGGTCAGCAAGATGTGCCTGTAAGAATGGTTGGGTGCCTGGTCCGTAAAGAGTATGACCACCTTCATAATGTTGGCGAGTATATTCTTCTGGAGTAGTTACATAACCGAAGTATCCGTTTGCACAACTGATCACAGATGCATTCTTGATCGGTTGAGAGCTGGACTTTAATGCCTCATCCACAAATCTTTTTCCAGATTCTTTAGTAACTTCAAAAGGAACAGGAAGAAGAAGTGTGTCTGCAATTTTCACAGACTGTAAAAGAAGTTTATGAGGGAACTTTGATTTTGGAAGAACGATAGGTTGAAGATATTTGAAACCTACTATTCTTTTATGACCTTGGCAACCACCTGTCAAAAACCAACGAGGCCAACCTTCTGCAAAGAATGGTAACCAGCTCAATACTGGAGTGAGTCCATCTTCAGCTCCGCCTGTTAATGCAGTTCCTACATAAGGACGATCACAAACTTCTGCATCAGCTATCTTTTGGTTTTCATACAGATCCACTTCTCTTGTATTAAAAGAAAGATTAGCTTCAGTGCTTAGAGAGTTTTGCAAAGAATCAAAAAGTTTGGAAGCTTCTGCCCCGATTGCTTCTCCAATTCTTCTGGATTCTATGAATCCTTGCATGTCTTCACGATAATCGGGAGAATTATCTCCGTGGGTAGAATTGTTTAGAGCATGGATTGGATCCCAGCTTGGTTTAAAATCTTTACGGATTTTCTTCTCTAAAATTCGAGTTGGATAAGCAAACACATCTGCGTTCGCAACATCATTTGAATTAGGTACAGTCGTCCCGTGAACAGAGAATGTAGAGAATGCACCAAGAGGTTTGTATCTTCCGTCTTTATCTTGTGCATCAATGCGGATCATCACTAGATCAGGATTGATTGCTTGGTATTGGATCTCTGGTTTTAATTCTTCGAATCCAGAGTTTTTATTAGCTCGATAAGCATCCAAAGATCTGTTTCTGGTCAGTCCCCAAATAGCGGTTTTTCCAGAGGCGATCTTAGCTGGTTTTGCAGATTTGTATGCTTCTTCTACTCCATTGGTCAAACGATCCAATACGAAATCAGTCCAACCCTTATCGAATCCAGGTTTGTTAGAAGCAAACTCGTTATAAAAATTATTATCGTAAAAGTTAGCAGGAGCAGAGTGTGTATGAGTTCCTGCAAACACTATCCCACCAAAAGAAATATCTGTCTTAGAAGCCAAACGTTCTGCAAGCAAATGATGGATCAAAAGTGATCCGGATAAAAGATCACTTTGGATCAGAACGACTGGCTCATTTGCATCTTTTCTAATATAGAAAATCCTAGCATAAAGACGAGTGCGGAAACCTTTTTCGGTCTCAGCCATTTTGGAATAACCTGCTAAAGGTAAACCGGGAGGAGGAGTTAAATCCACCTTGGAAATTCCAGCAACCAGCCCTCTGGTTTTGGATATGACTTCCGGTTTTTTATAAGCGATCTTATATTCGGCGACGGTTCCGCAAGCGACTGCAGAAAAGATTAGAAGGATCGAAATTAGGTACGGTTGTATTTTCTTCACTATTTGATTCGGTTTCATTCCCCCTCCGGGAATTCTTTGGTTTTTTTAGCCTCTACTTGCTATCAGAAGGGTAAGTTCTTAGCAAGAATTTTCGGATACGAGTATGTTATCGATCCGTCTTACAAACCAATTATATTCTCCAAAAATAGCTCGGATTTTTGACCCTCTTATTAGTTTGAGACAAAATAAGAAATAAAGATCAGGAATCTTCTATGTCCCAACCGGGCTTTTTACAAAGACTTAAATTTCATTTTTTCAATTTCTATCCTCCTTACTTCGGTGCGGGTATCAAGGTGAAAGCTTTAAACAAAGATAGGACCTTATTCTCCACTACAATGAAACTCACACCATTCAATAAGAACTATGTGGGAACACAATTCGGAGGATCTCTCTACTCCATGTGTGATCCTTTTTATATGTTGATCCTAATGGAACATTTAGGGTCCGGATATTTGGTCTGGGACAAAGCAGCAACTATCAGATTCATAAAACCAGGAGAAGGTACTGTAAGAGCTGAATTCCATATCCCTAAGGAAAAAATCCAAGAGATCAAAGAAGAAACAGATCGTAAAAGAAAAATGGACGTTACATTCACGGCTCAGATCGTCGATGTGAAAACAGGCAAGCTCGTGGCAGAAGTAGACAAAGTTATCTATGTCAGAAAAAAATTGAAAGAGTAAGATCTTAAACTCTTCCGCCCAAATTTCGTCAGTGCGGAATTTGTTGGAGTTCCTACAAAGCCTAGGACCTTCTACTCGAATGATCCTAAAGAAAGCCCTTTAAATCTTTTTTAAAGGGGCCTAAAATTGTTTTTCCCTAGGAACTACGATGAAATGATGGCCCCAAACGCTTATGTCCCAATGGAAAACCACACCTCTGTATGAGGAGCATAAACTTTTAGGCGCTAAGATGATACCTTTCGGCGGCTGGGATATGCCTGTTCAATATTCAGGAATCATCGCTGAACATACAGCGACTAGAGAAGCTGCCGGTCTCTTCGATGTTTCCCATATGGGGGAAATTTTTATCGAAGGCCAGGCTGATATTATTCTCGGCTTTCTCGAATCGGTTACCTGCAATTCTGTTTCTTCTTTAGCAAATGGACAAGTGCAGTACAATGCAATCATCAATGAGAATGGCGGACTAGTCGACGATATCACTCTCTACAAGTTTAACGATCAAAAATATATGATCTGCGCAAACGCGTCCAATGTGGATTCAGTTTATGCGTATCTAAAAAAGTATGTACCAAGTTCTGCAAAATTAGAAAACCAAAGTTCATCGTGGCATCAGATCGCGATCCAAGGCCCCAAAGCAGATTCCATTCTTTCTTCTTATTTTAAATCTGATCTAAGCCATATCGGATATTATAAATTCGTGTTATTCTCCTTTGCGGGAGAAGAGATCATTCTTTCCAGGACTGGTTATACAGGCGAAGACGGATTCGAAATTTACAGTTCTAATTCTACTGGTGTTAGAATCTGGAAGGAACTATTAGAGTTCGGAAAAACAGAAGGACTTCTTCCTGTAGGTTTAGGCGCGAGAGACACACTTCGTATTGAAGCAAAATATCCTCTTTACGGTCATGAGTTGGACGAGAACAGAAGTCCAATCCAATCCGGGATAGGCTGGATCGTAAAAGAAAAGAAAACACCTTATCCTAAATACGAACAGATCATCTCCGAAAAAAAAGAAGGGCCTAAAAGAAAGATCGTGGCATTCGAGCTGCAAGAAGCAGGTGTTCCAAGAGAGAATATGCCAGTATTAGATTCTAACGGCAAAAATATCGGGATCACAACTTCCGGTACCTTCTCCCCCTCCTTAAAAAAAGGAATAGGGCTTGCTCTCGTTGACTCTGAAAAGATCCAACATGGAGAATCCATCCAAATCGAGATCAGAGGACAGGCAAAGTCCGCAATTATATTCACCCAATCTTTCATTCCGGGTAGCATTCGGAAAAATTAAACTAAGGATTTTCAAATGGCAGTAACTAACGCACCTCCGGGTTATAAGTTCACAGAAAAACACGAATGGGTAAAAGTAGAAGGAGATACCGCATTGATCGGGATCTCTGACTATGCTCAGGCGGCACTTGGAGATATCGTTTTTGTGGACCTTCCAAAAGTAGGAAAATCTATCAAACAATCGGATACATTCGGAACAATCGAATCCGTAAAGGCTGCAGAAGATTTATACGCTCCTATCAGCGGAGAAGTA
Protein-coding sequences here:
- a CDS encoding GlcG/HbpS family heme-binding protein yields the protein MKRKHSIFVNLFPKFLAFCFLFFGIVLPSHAQPLSYGPNINLEQAKKVIAAAEAEAKKNQWNMAIAIVDTGGNLVLLQKMDNTQIGSIDIAKGKAATANNFKRPSRALEEAVEKGGIGLRLLAVPGVFPLEGGELILLDGKIIGAIGVSGAQSTQDGQVARAGVSALNSK
- a CDS encoding neutral/alkaline non-lysosomal ceramidase N-terminal domain-containing protein, with the translated sequence MKPNQIVKKIQPYLISILLIFSAVACGTVAEYKIAYKKPEVISKTRGLVAGISKVDLTPPPGLPLAGYSKMAETEKGFRTRLYARIFYIRKDANEPVVLIQSDLLSGSLLIHHLLAERLASKTDISFGGIVFAGTHTHSAPANFYDNNFYNEFASNKPGFDKGWTDFVLDRLTNGVEEAYKSAKPAKIASGKTAIWGLTRNRSLDAYRANKNSGFEELKPEIQYQAINPDLVMIRIDAQDKDGRYKPLGAFSTFSVHGTTVPNSNDVANADVFAYPTRILEKKIRKDFKPSWDPIHALNNSTHGDNSPDYREDMQGFIESRRIGEAIGAEASKLFDSLQNSLSTEANLSFNTREVDLYENQKIADAEVCDRPYVGTALTGGAEDGLTPVLSWLPFFAEGWPRWFLTGGCQGHKRIVGFKYLQPIVLPKSKFPHKLLLQSVKIADTLLLPVPFEVTKESGKRFVDEALKSSSQPIKNASVISCANGYFGYVTTPEEYTRQHYEGGHTLYGPGTQPFLQAHLADLTKNLPAAGGKEAFPASWNYELDRSDRFPETEKSEGVRELVDSPELILAEENLEKHWVFRYKDVGRSEISLHESLVSIEYKEGNDWKELTLDGEPVDDKGVDIEVRKTSNSGKGMAVYQVRWYNPEQIAKRKYRFVIRPRAGQAKFVSPEF
- a CDS encoding YiiD C-terminal domain-containing protein, giving the protein MSQPGFLQRLKFHFFNFYPPYFGAGIKVKALNKDRTLFSTTMKLTPFNKNYVGTQFGGSLYSMCDPFYMLILMEHLGSGYLVWDKAATIRFIKPGEGTVRAEFHIPKEKIQEIKEETDRKRKMDVTFTAQIVDVKTGKLVAEVDKVIYVRKKLKE
- the gcvT gene encoding glycine cleavage system aminomethyltransferase GcvT codes for the protein MSQWKTTPLYEEHKLLGAKMIPFGGWDMPVQYSGIIAEHTATREAAGLFDVSHMGEIFIEGQADIILGFLESVTCNSVSSLANGQVQYNAIINENGGLVDDITLYKFNDQKYMICANASNVDSVYAYLKKYVPSSAKLENQSSSWHQIAIQGPKADSILSSYFKSDLSHIGYYKFVLFSFAGEEIILSRTGYTGEDGFEIYSSNSTGVRIWKELLEFGKTEGLLPVGLGARDTLRIEAKYPLYGHELDENRSPIQSGIGWIVKEKKTPYPKYEQIISEKKEGPKRKIVAFELQEAGVPRENMPVLDSNGKNIGITTSGTFSPSLKKGIGLALVDSEKIQHGESIQIEIRGQAKSAIIFTQSFIPGSIRKN
- the gcvH gene encoding glycine cleavage system protein GcvH, whose product is MAVTNAPPGYKFTEKHEWVKVEGDTALIGISDYAQAALGDIVFVDLPKVGKSIKQSDTFGTIESVKAAEDLYAPISGEVVEVNGNLSKNPAEVNSDPFGSWMIRVKGINSSELEKLLDPESYRELVSKLD